The Seriola aureovittata isolate HTS-2021-v1 ecotype China chromosome 12, ASM2101889v1, whole genome shotgun sequence genome window below encodes:
- the ncstn gene encoding nicastrin isoform X1 — MDSLSNKWMIHLLVCWFFIAGVSCNSVEKKIYVELNNTVPCVRLLNATHQIGCQSSLSGNVGVLHVLESEENLDWVLRSGRNPPYMVILESPLFTRSIMMKLKNGSSRVAGVAVVVPNANPAEGFSPHTTCPNENTGVYSDTYDPAMAHCNVTKWNPLGNGLSYEEFDFPIFSLKDDNDTQVIRQCYLDHNRPMNGSTPQYPLCAMQLYSHMSAVTDTATCMRRNDINFSISPEMVCDPLGDYNVWASTRPLNNTAKGHKMWESVVIAAARLDSRSFFSNVAPGAESGVSGFITLLAAAHALRNPTQEAPPNRTILYTFFQGEAFDYIGSSRMVYDMQNNQFAVDLDNVHSVLEIGQVGLRADSRVWLHTDPVSRRNSSVNKEVEELINNLHLAATNLSVSTQAPNFSQPLPPSSFQRFLRARPIPGVVLEDHQSAYTNRFYESMYDNGENLNITYPPNLTPEEQLEFVTDTAKALTEVATLVARALYKQAGGAESMLSNIKADPQIVTQLLYGFLVRSNNSWFQQIVSPDLTSHLIDRPLNFYVGVIQQSSEPTLLVQYLLANLTGSTVNVTKDNCQSQREDEEDKKSKHMYYYMWVQGAAPPNSTQREGFCVRSTARLSKAVSPAFDLRQFTSKDYSTWTESRWKFIKGRIFLVASHELEMLTLGVGIGVLLTSFLLTYFISSKADILFSSGREPTNATY; from the exons ATGGATTCGCTATCGAACAAATGGATGATTCATTTACTAGTTTGTTGGTTTTTCATCG CAGGTGTCAGCTGTAATTCAGTGGAAAAGAAGATTTATGTGGAACTCAATAACACTGTCCCATGTGTGCGACTCCTCAATGCAACACATCAGATAGGCTGCCAGT CCTCTTTGTCAGGTAATGTGGGTGTCCTCCATGTGCTGGAGTCAGAGGAAAACCTGGACTGGGTCCTGCGGTCTGGTCGCAATCCTCCTTATATGGTCATCCTGGAGTCTCCGCTCTTTACCAG ATCCATCATGATGAAGCTGAAGAACGGCTCCAGCAGGGTGGCAGGCGTCGCTGTTGTGGTGCCAAACGCAAACCCAGCTGAGGGCTTCTCTCCACACACCACCTGTCCCAACGAGAACACAG GTGTTTATTCAGATACCTACGATCCAGCCATGGCACACTGTAACGTGACAAAGTGGAACCCCTTGGGAAACGGCTTGTCCTACGAGGAGTTTGACTTCCCCATCTTCTCTCTCAAAGATGACAACGACACTCAGGTCATACGACAG TGCTACTTGGACCACAACCGTCCCATGAACGGCAGCACTCCTCAGTACCCGCTGTGCGCTATGCAGCTTTACTCCCACATGTCAGCCGTCACCGACACAGCCACCTGCATGAGAAGAAATGACATTAACTTCAGCATCAGCCCAG AGATGGTCTGCGACCCACTGGGTGACTATAATGTTTGGGCGTCCACCAGGCCGCTCAACAACACAGCCAAGGGCCACAAGATGTGGGAGAGTGTAGTCATCGCAGCAGCCAGG ctggaCAGCAGGTCTTTTTTCTCCAACGTCGCTCCAGGAGCAGAGAGTGGAGTCTCGGGGTTCATCACCCTGCTGGCGGCCGCTCACGCTCTGCGTAACCCCACCCAAGAGGCCCCGCCTAACCGCACCATCCTCTACACCTTCTTCCAAGGG GAAGCCTTTGACTACATCGGCAGTTCCAGGATGGTGTATGACATGCAGAACAATCAGTTTGCAGTGGACCTGGACAATGTTCACTCAGTGCTGGAGAttggacag GTGGGACTTCGTGCTGACTCCAGAGTGTGGCTTCACACTGACCCCGTGTCTCGGAGGAACAGCAGTGTCAATAAAGAG GTGGAGGAGCTCATCAATAACTTGCACTTGGCCGCCACAAATTTAAGTGTCTCGACACAAGCGCCCAATTTCTCTCAGCCGCTCCCGCCCTCGTCCTTCCAGCGTTTCCTGCGAGCTCGGCCAATCCCCGGTGTCGTTCTTGAGGATCACCAGTCTGCGTACACCAACAG GTTCTATGAGAGTATGTATGATAACGGAGAAAACCTGAACATAACTTACCCACCAAACCTGACGCCAGAGGAGCAACTGGAATTTGTCACCGACACTGCTAAG GCTTTGACTGAAGTTGCCACCTTGGTTGCTCGGGCTCTGTACAAACAGGCAGGAGGAGCAGAGTCCATGCTGAGCAACATTAAGGCAGATCCTCAAATA gtgaCCCAGCTGCTCTACGGTTTCCTCGTCCGGTCAAATAACTCCTGGTTCCAGCAAATAGTCTCCCCCGACTTGACGAGTCATCTGA TTGACAGGCCCCTAAACTTCTACGTCGGCGTGATCCAGCAGTCCAGCGAACCCACTCTCCTGGTCCAGTATCTGCTGGCTAACCTGACCGGCAGCACCGTCAACGTCACCAAGGACAACTGCCAGAGccagagggaggatgaggaggacaaAAAGAGCAAACAT ATGTACTACTACATGTGGGTTCAGGGGGCGGCGCCTCCCaacagcacacagagagagggttTCTGTGTCCGCTCCACCGCTCGTCTCTCCAAAGCCGTGTCCCCGGCGTTTGACCTGCGGCAGTTCACCTCCAAAGATTATTCAACGTGGACGGAGTCCAGGTGGAAGTTCATCAAAGGACGCATATTCCTGGTGGCCAGTCATGAACTGGAG aTGTTGACGCTGGGTGTGGGCATCGGCGTGCTGCTCACGTCCTTCCTGCTGACGTATTTCATCAGTTCAAAGGCCGACATACTCTTCAGCTCGGGGAGGGAACCCACCAACGCCACCTACTGA
- the ncstn gene encoding nicastrin isoform X2, with the protein MDSLSNKWMIHLLVCWFFIGVSCNSVEKKIYVELNNTVPCVRLLNATHQIGCQSSLSGNVGVLHVLESEENLDWVLRSGRNPPYMVILESPLFTRSIMMKLKNGSSRVAGVAVVVPNANPAEGFSPHTTCPNENTGVYSDTYDPAMAHCNVTKWNPLGNGLSYEEFDFPIFSLKDDNDTQVIRQCYLDHNRPMNGSTPQYPLCAMQLYSHMSAVTDTATCMRRNDINFSISPEMVCDPLGDYNVWASTRPLNNTAKGHKMWESVVIAAARLDSRSFFSNVAPGAESGVSGFITLLAAAHALRNPTQEAPPNRTILYTFFQGEAFDYIGSSRMVYDMQNNQFAVDLDNVHSVLEIGQVGLRADSRVWLHTDPVSRRNSSVNKEVEELINNLHLAATNLSVSTQAPNFSQPLPPSSFQRFLRARPIPGVVLEDHQSAYTNRFYESMYDNGENLNITYPPNLTPEEQLEFVTDTAKALTEVATLVARALYKQAGGAESMLSNIKADPQIVTQLLYGFLVRSNNSWFQQIVSPDLTSHLIDRPLNFYVGVIQQSSEPTLLVQYLLANLTGSTVNVTKDNCQSQREDEEDKKSKHMYYYMWVQGAAPPNSTQREGFCVRSTARLSKAVSPAFDLRQFTSKDYSTWTESRWKFIKGRIFLVASHELEMLTLGVGIGVLLTSFLLTYFISSKADILFSSGREPTNATY; encoded by the exons ATGGATTCGCTATCGAACAAATGGATGATTCATTTACTAGTTTGTTGGTTTTTCATCG GTGTCAGCTGTAATTCAGTGGAAAAGAAGATTTATGTGGAACTCAATAACACTGTCCCATGTGTGCGACTCCTCAATGCAACACATCAGATAGGCTGCCAGT CCTCTTTGTCAGGTAATGTGGGTGTCCTCCATGTGCTGGAGTCAGAGGAAAACCTGGACTGGGTCCTGCGGTCTGGTCGCAATCCTCCTTATATGGTCATCCTGGAGTCTCCGCTCTTTACCAG ATCCATCATGATGAAGCTGAAGAACGGCTCCAGCAGGGTGGCAGGCGTCGCTGTTGTGGTGCCAAACGCAAACCCAGCTGAGGGCTTCTCTCCACACACCACCTGTCCCAACGAGAACACAG GTGTTTATTCAGATACCTACGATCCAGCCATGGCACACTGTAACGTGACAAAGTGGAACCCCTTGGGAAACGGCTTGTCCTACGAGGAGTTTGACTTCCCCATCTTCTCTCTCAAAGATGACAACGACACTCAGGTCATACGACAG TGCTACTTGGACCACAACCGTCCCATGAACGGCAGCACTCCTCAGTACCCGCTGTGCGCTATGCAGCTTTACTCCCACATGTCAGCCGTCACCGACACAGCCACCTGCATGAGAAGAAATGACATTAACTTCAGCATCAGCCCAG AGATGGTCTGCGACCCACTGGGTGACTATAATGTTTGGGCGTCCACCAGGCCGCTCAACAACACAGCCAAGGGCCACAAGATGTGGGAGAGTGTAGTCATCGCAGCAGCCAGG ctggaCAGCAGGTCTTTTTTCTCCAACGTCGCTCCAGGAGCAGAGAGTGGAGTCTCGGGGTTCATCACCCTGCTGGCGGCCGCTCACGCTCTGCGTAACCCCACCCAAGAGGCCCCGCCTAACCGCACCATCCTCTACACCTTCTTCCAAGGG GAAGCCTTTGACTACATCGGCAGTTCCAGGATGGTGTATGACATGCAGAACAATCAGTTTGCAGTGGACCTGGACAATGTTCACTCAGTGCTGGAGAttggacag GTGGGACTTCGTGCTGACTCCAGAGTGTGGCTTCACACTGACCCCGTGTCTCGGAGGAACAGCAGTGTCAATAAAGAG GTGGAGGAGCTCATCAATAACTTGCACTTGGCCGCCACAAATTTAAGTGTCTCGACACAAGCGCCCAATTTCTCTCAGCCGCTCCCGCCCTCGTCCTTCCAGCGTTTCCTGCGAGCTCGGCCAATCCCCGGTGTCGTTCTTGAGGATCACCAGTCTGCGTACACCAACAG GTTCTATGAGAGTATGTATGATAACGGAGAAAACCTGAACATAACTTACCCACCAAACCTGACGCCAGAGGAGCAACTGGAATTTGTCACCGACACTGCTAAG GCTTTGACTGAAGTTGCCACCTTGGTTGCTCGGGCTCTGTACAAACAGGCAGGAGGAGCAGAGTCCATGCTGAGCAACATTAAGGCAGATCCTCAAATA gtgaCCCAGCTGCTCTACGGTTTCCTCGTCCGGTCAAATAACTCCTGGTTCCAGCAAATAGTCTCCCCCGACTTGACGAGTCATCTGA TTGACAGGCCCCTAAACTTCTACGTCGGCGTGATCCAGCAGTCCAGCGAACCCACTCTCCTGGTCCAGTATCTGCTGGCTAACCTGACCGGCAGCACCGTCAACGTCACCAAGGACAACTGCCAGAGccagagggaggatgaggaggacaaAAAGAGCAAACAT ATGTACTACTACATGTGGGTTCAGGGGGCGGCGCCTCCCaacagcacacagagagagggttTCTGTGTCCGCTCCACCGCTCGTCTCTCCAAAGCCGTGTCCCCGGCGTTTGACCTGCGGCAGTTCACCTCCAAAGATTATTCAACGTGGACGGAGTCCAGGTGGAAGTTCATCAAAGGACGCATATTCCTGGTGGCCAGTCATGAACTGGAG aTGTTGACGCTGGGTGTGGGCATCGGCGTGCTGCTCACGTCCTTCCTGCTGACGTATTTCATCAGTTCAAAGGCCGACATACTCTTCAGCTCGGGGAGGGAACCCACCAACGCCACCTACTGA